From a region of the Actinopolymorpha singaporensis genome:
- a CDS encoding GNAT family N-acetyltransferase: MANVENPAAGKGAVNAALTGAGGAEVDVSRPGVVVRQVGPDDWREWRAVRLAALEEAPWAFGSTLAQARTFGEDEWRRRLTGFPCYLADLPGVAASPVGMSGAFIEDPEPGELGLWQGGTTVELVSMWVGPAARGRGVGAHLVAAVVDWATRTGAARVHLWVTDGNDPARRLYERCGFVPTGERGPLPSDPSLNEIGMVRELRA, encoded by the coding sequence GTGGCGAATGTGGAGAACCCGGCGGCCGGGAAGGGCGCCGTCAACGCTGCCTTGACAGGGGCCGGAGGCGCGGAGGTGGATGTGAGCCGGCCCGGCGTGGTGGTCCGGCAGGTCGGGCCGGACGACTGGCGGGAGTGGCGGGCGGTCCGGCTGGCGGCGCTCGAGGAGGCGCCGTGGGCGTTCGGGTCGACGCTCGCGCAGGCGCGGACGTTCGGCGAGGACGAGTGGCGGCGCCGGTTGACCGGCTTCCCGTGCTACCTCGCCGACCTGCCGGGAGTGGCGGCCTCTCCGGTCGGGATGAGCGGGGCGTTCATCGAGGACCCTGAACCCGGCGAACTCGGCTTGTGGCAGGGCGGCACCACCGTCGAGCTGGTCTCGATGTGGGTCGGCCCGGCGGCGCGAGGACGCGGGGTCGGCGCGCACCTGGTGGCGGCCGTGGTCGACTGGGCCACCCGGACCGGCGCCGCCCGGGTGCACCTGTGGGTGACCGACGGGAACGACCCGGCCCGCCGGTTGTACGAACGCTGCGGCTTCGTTCCGACCGGCGAACGCGGGCCGCTGCCCTCCGACCCGAGCCTGAACGAGATCGGCATGGTGCGCGAACTCCGGGCGTGA
- a CDS encoding NUDIX hydrolase: MDVIPAGPADRFPLLFAPQRWEWAGLDAQFSTTLPPEPLVQSIHVVGFVGDEVAVCRDHRDVWFLPGGTREPGESVLAAVDREIAEEAGARRVGPLRWFGAHHCVSDRPAPYRPHLPHPNKAWLWCFTDVVVDGVPSNPPGGEQVEEVRVVPVAQARELLRTDGDWYPELLDLAGEIRRAEVAGDLTGGGQPA; encoded by the coding sequence ATGGACGTGATCCCCGCCGGGCCGGCCGACCGTTTCCCCCTGCTCTTCGCACCGCAGCGGTGGGAGTGGGCGGGCCTCGACGCGCAGTTCTCCACGACACTCCCGCCCGAGCCGCTGGTGCAGAGCATCCACGTGGTCGGATTCGTGGGAGATGAGGTGGCGGTCTGCCGGGACCACCGCGACGTGTGGTTCCTGCCCGGCGGCACCCGCGAGCCGGGTGAGTCCGTGCTCGCCGCTGTCGACCGGGAGATCGCCGAGGAGGCGGGCGCCCGGCGCGTGGGCCCGCTGCGGTGGTTCGGCGCACACCACTGCGTGTCCGACCGGCCCGCGCCGTACCGCCCGCACCTGCCGCACCCGAACAAGGCCTGGCTGTGGTGTTTCACCGACGTCGTGGTCGACGGGGTGCCCAGCAACCCGCCGGGCGGTGAGCAGGTGGAGGAGGTACGCGTGGTCCCGGTGGCCCAGGCTCGGGAGCTGCTGCGGACCGACGGCGACTGGTACCCCGAACTGCTCGACCTGGCCGGAGAGATCCGCCGGGCCGAAGTGGCCGGCGACCTCACCGGAGGCGGGCAACCCGCCTGA
- a CDS encoding ROK family protein, with the protein MTNSPLEPAPSAEPPQPDPNAQPAEPAPDSAPVIGVDVGGTLIKAAVVYADGQVGARVEEPTPPARDADTVLSAVVSVVAGLLERTRNEEPRGDVAALGVAVPGIIDEQRGVAVVAANLGWRDTPVRTLLSEATGLPVALGHDVRSACVAEWRLGAARESDDALLVTLGTGIGAGVVSDGRLLVGGGYAGQLGHVVVDPGGTQCTCGQYGCLATLASATAVVRRYAERASQTAGDPGSAANGSAELTARDVARLARTGDPAAAAVWDDAVTALADALATAVTVFGSELVVLGGGLALAGDQLVDPVRDRLLARLTFQRHPRVVRAAMGAESGVLGAALLGRAALLDAVPGETAR; encoded by the coding sequence GTGACGAACTCCCCGCTCGAGCCCGCGCCGTCTGCCGAGCCCCCGCAGCCCGATCCGAACGCACAGCCCGCTGAGCCTGCACCCGACTCCGCACCCGTCATCGGGGTGGACGTCGGCGGGACGTTGATCAAGGCCGCGGTGGTGTACGCCGATGGACAGGTCGGCGCCCGGGTGGAGGAGCCGACACCGCCGGCCCGCGACGCCGACACAGTGCTGTCCGCGGTCGTCTCGGTCGTGGCCGGGCTGCTGGAACGTACACGGAACGAGGAGCCGCGCGGCGACGTGGCGGCGCTCGGCGTCGCCGTACCCGGCATCATCGACGAACAGCGCGGCGTCGCCGTGGTCGCGGCCAATCTCGGCTGGCGGGACACCCCGGTGCGCACGCTTCTGTCCGAGGCGACGGGTCTGCCGGTGGCGCTCGGGCACGACGTCCGCTCGGCGTGCGTCGCCGAGTGGCGGCTGGGCGCCGCCCGCGAATCCGACGACGCGTTGCTGGTGACCCTCGGCACCGGCATCGGCGCCGGCGTGGTCAGTGACGGCCGGCTGCTCGTCGGTGGTGGGTACGCCGGCCAACTCGGGCACGTCGTGGTCGACCCCGGCGGGACGCAGTGCACCTGCGGGCAGTACGGCTGCCTGGCGACGCTTGCCTCGGCCACCGCCGTCGTCCGCCGGTACGCCGAACGCGCCTCGCAGACCGCGGGGGACCCGGGGAGCGCCGCCAACGGGTCCGCGGAGCTCACCGCCCGGGACGTGGCCCGGCTGGCCCGTACCGGCGACCCGGCCGCGGCCGCCGTGTGGGACGACGCCGTCACCGCGCTCGCCGACGCGCTGGCCACGGCGGTCACCGTGTTCGGGTCGGAGCTGGTGGTGCTCGGCGGCGGGCTCGCCCTCGCCGGCGACCAGCTGGTCGACCCCGTTCGCGACCGGCTGCTGGCCCGGCTGACGTTCCAGCGCCACCCTCGGGTGGTGCGGGCCGCGATGGGTGCGGAGTCCGGCGTACTCGGTGCCGCCCTGCTCGGCCGGGCCGCCCTGCTCGACGCGGTGCCCGGCGAAACGGCAAGGTAG
- a CDS encoding acetoin utilization protein AcuC, which produces MTGHARLVYDPDLTAYDFGPHHPLAPIRVRLTVALATELGLVDTTSSTSPASPGGGSGAEANGRVLQVPAPSATDELLALVHDPAYLEAVKRAGEHPEWADAEFGLGSSDNPTFAGMHEAAAHVAGASVEAARIVWSGEAQHAVNVAGGLHHAMPASASGFCVYNDPAVAIRWLLDAGCPRVAYLDLDVHHGDGVQEIFWDDPRVLTISVHESPRTLFPYVSGYPTEIGGPNAEGFAVNLALPAGTGDAGWLRAFHAVVPHLLEAFEPTVLVSQHGCDSHRADPLAHLALSVDGQRAAALAVHDLAHRMCEGRWVATGGGGYALVEVVPRTWSHLLAIAGGRPLSPGTPTPPGWRDLVARECHRPAPTAMTDGEDPTYADWDTGYDPADELDRAVRATRQAVFPCHGLDPHL; this is translated from the coding sequence GTGACCGGACACGCACGGCTGGTGTACGACCCGGACCTCACGGCGTACGACTTCGGCCCCCATCACCCGCTGGCTCCGATCAGGGTGCGGCTGACCGTCGCCCTGGCCACCGAGCTCGGCCTGGTCGACACCACCTCGTCCACCTCGCCTGCCTCCCCGGGCGGCGGGTCCGGGGCCGAGGCGAACGGGCGCGTGCTCCAGGTGCCCGCCCCCTCGGCCACCGACGAGCTGCTCGCCCTCGTGCACGACCCGGCCTACCTCGAGGCGGTCAAGCGGGCCGGCGAGCACCCGGAGTGGGCGGACGCGGAGTTCGGCCTGGGGAGTTCGGACAACCCGACGTTCGCCGGGATGCACGAGGCGGCCGCCCACGTCGCCGGCGCCAGCGTCGAGGCGGCGCGCATCGTCTGGTCGGGGGAGGCGCAGCACGCGGTCAACGTCGCCGGTGGGCTGCACCACGCCATGCCTGCCTCGGCCAGCGGCTTCTGCGTCTACAACGACCCGGCGGTGGCGATCCGCTGGCTGCTGGACGCCGGGTGCCCCCGGGTCGCCTACCTCGACCTCGACGTCCACCACGGCGACGGCGTACAGGAGATCTTCTGGGACGACCCGCGGGTGCTGACGATCAGCGTGCACGAGTCGCCGCGGACGTTGTTCCCGTACGTCAGCGGCTATCCCACCGAGATCGGCGGCCCGAACGCCGAGGGCTTCGCTGTCAACCTCGCCTTGCCGGCGGGTACGGGCGACGCCGGCTGGCTGCGCGCGTTCCACGCCGTCGTACCCCACCTGCTGGAGGCGTTCGAGCCCACCGTCCTGGTCAGCCAGCACGGCTGCGACAGTCACCGGGCCGACCCGCTGGCCCACCTCGCGCTGTCCGTCGACGGGCAGCGCGCAGCCGCGCTGGCCGTGCACGACCTGGCCCACCGGATGTGCGAGGGCCGCTGGGTGGCCACCGGCGGGGGAGGCTACGCCCTGGTGGAGGTGGTGCCGCGCACCTGGAGTCACCTGCTGGCGATCGCCGGCGGTCGGCCGCTTTCGCCGGGCACACCGACTCCGCCGGGCTGGCGCGACCTGGTGGCGAGGGAGTGCCACAGGCCGGCGCCGACCGCGATGACCGA